In a single window of the Hydrogenobaculum sp. 3684 genome:
- the serS gene encoding serine--tRNA ligase: MISIELIRKNPEYVKENLAKRDIFLKDRIDDILKLDEERRHKIKRIEDLRALRNAKSKEIGSLKKQGLNTEALEEEIRLIKEEISTLEEELARIEKYTEDLLLRVPNLLHESVPYGKDENDNVEIKRWGEIPKFDFEIKDHADLGVLRGFIDFDQAAAISGSRFSILKGPLAKLERALINFMLEVNAKNGYQEMTVPHLVKPQALVGTGQLPKFQEELYYVKDDDLYLIPTAEVPLVNVFKDTILKEDDLPINLTAYTPCYRREAGSHGKDVKGLIRQHQFDKVELVKIVHPDNSYDELEKLLSNAEEILQLLELPYRVVALCSGDIGFSASKTYDIEVWIPSQNKYREISSCSNCEDFQARRANIRFKDKTGKNRFVHTLNGSSLAVGRTLVAIMENYQTKDNRIRIPKVLKDYIKEEYI, from the coding sequence ATGATTAGTATAGAGCTTATAAGAAAAAATCCAGAGTATGTAAAAGAAAACTTAGCCAAAAGAGATATTTTTTTGAAAGACAGGATAGATGACATACTAAAACTAGACGAAGAAAGGAGGCATAAGATAAAAAGAATTGAGGATTTGAGGGCTCTAAGAAACGCTAAAAGCAAAGAGATAGGTAGTTTAAAAAAGCAAGGACTAAACACCGAAGCTCTTGAAGAAGAGATAAGGTTAATTAAAGAGGAAATATCAACATTAGAGGAAGAGCTAGCCCGCATAGAAAAATATACAGAAGACCTTCTTCTTAGAGTACCAAATCTATTGCACGAAAGTGTTCCTTACGGTAAGGATGAAAACGATAACGTAGAGATTAAAAGATGGGGCGAAATACCAAAGTTTGATTTCGAAATCAAAGATCATGCTGATCTTGGTGTTTTGAGAGGTTTTATAGATTTTGACCAAGCTGCTGCTATATCTGGTAGTAGGTTTAGCATATTGAAAGGTCCTTTGGCAAAGCTAGAAAGGGCTCTTATAAACTTTATGCTTGAAGTAAATGCGAAGAATGGCTATCAGGAAATGACAGTACCTCACCTTGTAAAACCTCAAGCGTTAGTGGGTACTGGGCAGCTTCCAAAGTTTCAAGAAGAGCTTTACTATGTAAAAGATGATGATCTTTATCTTATACCTACTGCTGAAGTGCCTCTTGTAAACGTATTCAAAGACACCATATTAAAAGAAGATGATTTGCCCATTAACCTTACAGCTTACACTCCTTGCTATAGAAGAGAGGCGGGTTCTCACGGAAAAGATGTGAAAGGGCTCATTAGACAACACCAGTTTGATAAAGTGGAGCTTGTAAAAATAGTTCATCCGGATAATTCTTACGATGAGCTAGAAAAACTTTTATCAAATGCGGAGGAGATTTTACAACTTTTAGAGCTTCCTTATAGAGTAGTGGCTCTTTGTTCTGGTGATATAGGTTTTTCAGCTTCTAAAACTTACGATATAGAAGTGTGGATACCTTCTCAAAATAAGTATAGAGAGATATCCTCTTGTTCTAACTGCGAAGATTTTCAAGCAAGAAGGGCAAACATAAGATTTAAAGATAAAACTGGCAAAAATAGGTTTGTTCACACTTTAAACGGTTCTTCCTTGGCAGTTGGTAGGACGCTGGTGGCTATTATGGAAAATTATCAAACGAAAGATAATAGGATTAGAATACCAAAGGTTTTAAAAGATTACATAAAGGAAGAGTACATATGA
- the hisB gene encoding imidazoleglycerol-phosphate dehydratase HisB, which yields MRKAHIFRQTKETAIDIDIDLDGSGVYQIETPIGFLNHMMESFSKHSFIDIKLKAEGDIHVSYHHLVEDLGIALGQAVSKALGDRSGINRYGFAILPMDEALVLCSLDFSGRGLFYYDRKDLRGKITEFDFELIWEFIKGFALESRATVHIKILDGHILHHIAECSIKSLAFSVRQAVAKQDKGILSTKGLL from the coding sequence ATGAGAAAAGCACATATTTTTAGACAGACAAAAGAAACGGCTATAGATATCGATATTGACTTAGATGGTTCTGGTGTTTATCAGATAGAGACACCTATAGGTTTTTTAAATCATATGATGGAGAGTTTTTCGAAGCATAGCTTTATAGACATAAAGTTAAAAGCAGAAGGCGATATCCATGTATCTTACCATCATCTCGTGGAAGACTTAGGTATAGCGCTAGGACAAGCTGTATCTAAAGCTTTAGGAGATAGATCTGGTATAAATAGATATGGATTTGCAATTTTACCTATGGACGAAGCTTTGGTGCTATGTTCTCTTGATTTTTCAGGTAGAGGGCTCTTTTATTACGATAGAAAAGATTTAAGAGGTAAGATTACTGAGTTTGATTTCGAGCTAATATGGGAGTTTATAAAAGGGTTTGCCTTGGAGTCAAGAGCCACCGTGCATATAAAAATTCTTGATGGACACATACTTCATCATATAGCAGAGTGTAGTATAAAGTCTTTAGCTTTTAGTGTAAGACAAGCTGTAGCAAAACAAGATAAAGGCATCCTTTCTACGAAAGGGCTTTTATGA
- a CDS encoding ADP-ribosylglycohydrolase family protein has protein sequence MKAKFRGIALGSAIGDAIGKSFEDLDIYQVEEFYRDLPITNFVEPHPSSPAFFQKPNETSDETTVAKLLIESILESKKLDIYNYFDKLKAWAFDETTHRYPDPFILKAIYNLSNNIIEGLRFSSVEGILRVIATSMLHFENEALSEEAAKLVTMLTHRSDEALDGAILFNRFLVKSIKNDESLETLENRIELLKELKSCVKSFYTKKMLDILIDALEEGYSKEKAIVNIGNGNFVLESLGLSLYYFLTEGIEYPFDTFVSAINSYWEFGGDTDAIGFITGALLGAYHGYEFLPEDLIQNLENHQYYIYLADNLYELSKRLHAK, from the coding sequence ATGAAAGCAAAGTTTAGGGGTATCGCTCTTGGGTCTGCGATAGGAGACGCTATAGGAAAATCTTTTGAGGATTTAGATATTTATCAGGTGGAAGAGTTTTATAGGGATTTGCCTATAACAAACTTTGTAGAACCCCACCCTAGCTCTCCGGCGTTTTTCCAAAAGCCAAACGAAACTTCAGATGAAACTACTGTTGCAAAGCTTTTGATAGAATCTATATTAGAATCTAAGAAACTTGATATTTATAATTATTTCGATAAACTTAAAGCTTGGGCTTTTGATGAGACAACGCACAGATATCCAGATCCATTTATACTAAAAGCCATATACAATTTGTCAAATAACATAATAGAAGGCTTGCGATTTTCTTCTGTAGAAGGCATACTTAGGGTTATAGCCACTTCTATGCTTCACTTTGAAAATGAAGCCCTATCCGAAGAAGCGGCTAAGTTGGTTACAATGCTTACCCATAGAAGCGACGAAGCTTTGGACGGTGCTATTTTGTTTAATCGCTTTTTAGTAAAATCCATAAAAAACGATGAATCTTTGGAAACTTTAGAAAATAGAATAGAGCTTTTAAAGGAGTTAAAATCTTGTGTTAAAAGCTTTTATACAAAAAAAATGTTAGATATTTTGATAGATGCTTTAGAAGAAGGATATTCCAAAGAAAAAGCTATTGTAAACATAGGTAATGGTAATTTTGTATTGGAGAGTTTAGGGTTATCTTTGTATTATTTTCTAACGGAAGGTATTGAGTATCCATTTGATACTTTTGTTAGTGCTATAAATTCCTATTGGGAATTTGGCGGTGATACAGATGCTATAGGTTTTATTACAGGAGCTTTGTTGGGTGCTTACCATGGATATGAGTTTTTACCAGAGGATTTGATACAAAATTTAGAAAACCATCAGTATTACATATATTTAGCGGATAACCTTTATGAGCTTAGTAAAAGATTACATGCAAAATAG
- a CDS encoding rod shape-determining protein, which produces MFGFMNSAIGIDLGTANSLVFIPGRGIVLEEPSIVAIDSRKNKVLAVGTEAKEMLGKTPDYIKAVRPLKDGVITDFEITQVMISHFIKKTLGKGILKPKPRVVVGVPSGVTPVEERAVIDAAKSAGAREVYLIAEPMAAAIGADLPISEPIGNMVVDIGGGTTDVAVISLSGIVISHSLKIAGDEMNEAIIEYIKRKFSMLIGEQTAEKIKLDLGSATMPTERKEMEVRGRDATGLPRSIVVDSVQIYEALEDTLNAIVSAVKTTLEKTPPELAADIVERGIVLAGGGSLLKNMHHKLTQDIGIKTYYCEDPLRAVARGVGKVVDDIELLKKVSFA; this is translated from the coding sequence ATGTTTGGATTCATGAATAGTGCAATAGGTATTGATTTGGGTACGGCTAACAGTTTGGTATTCATTCCAGGACGAGGCATTGTATTGGAAGAGCCTTCTATAGTAGCTATAGATTCGAGAAAGAATAAAGTTTTGGCAGTGGGGACGGAAGCTAAGGAAATGCTTGGAAAAACCCCTGATTATATAAAAGCTGTGAGACCTTTAAAAGATGGTGTTATTACAGACTTTGAAATAACTCAGGTTATGATATCTCATTTTATCAAGAAAACGTTGGGTAAGGGTATATTAAAACCTAAGCCTCGAGTTGTAGTAGGTGTACCTTCTGGTGTTACACCAGTAGAAGAGCGAGCAGTTATAGATGCTGCAAAGTCAGCTGGGGCAAGGGAGGTATATCTCATAGCAGAACCAATGGCAGCTGCTATAGGGGCAGATTTGCCAATTTCTGAGCCTATAGGTAATATGGTAGTGGATATAGGTGGAGGAACCACGGATGTAGCTGTTATATCTTTGTCAGGTATAGTTATATCCCATTCTCTTAAAATAGCTGGTGATGAGATGAACGAAGCTATCATTGAATATATAAAAAGAAAGTTTAGTATGCTTATAGGTGAGCAAACCGCTGAAAAAATAAAATTAGATCTTGGCTCTGCCACAATGCCAACGGAGAGGAAAGAAATGGAGGTAAGGGGAAGAGATGCCACTGGACTTCCAAGGTCTATAGTTGTTGATTCTGTACAAATATACGAAGCTTTGGAAGATACGTTAAATGCCATAGTGAGCGCTGTCAAAACTACTTTAGAAAAAACTCCACCGGAATTGGCTGCCGATATAGTAGAAAGAGGCATTGTGTTAGCGGGTGGAGGGTCTTTGCTTAAAAATATGCATCATAAATTAACTCAAGACATTGGTATAAAAACATACTACTGTGAAGATCCTTTGAGAGCTGTGGCAAGAGGTGTTGGTAAAGTTGTGGACGATATAGAGCTTTTAAAGAAAGTATCCTTTGCATGA
- the mreC gene encoding rod shape-determining protein MreC, which yields MRLTFLYIFLLFSSFIFIFIPNTAYLVKYDPFNYITNYRLSFYAFISDMFKLYVDLVDVKKENIILKKELSYYKTFSYELQKCQNEARQLYYISNSLAFINKQSNPNVYISRVVGYDMSGKKSLLEIQNNGKIKEGSLVSSNGYFVGVVYKVYKDVAYVMTVYNKMFNTIVYNYRTGDTYIYKGGYPYGSIINATSNDDIKVGDLVYFRSLKNQNIPYLLVGKVIEVSRSKNLFFLNIKLKPMANPNIYDFVVVINR from the coding sequence ATGAGGCTTACTTTTTTATATATATTTTTGCTTTTTTCATCTTTCATCTTTATTTTTATTCCAAATACGGCTTATTTGGTCAAATACGATCCTTTTAACTATATAACCAACTATAGACTCTCGTTTTATGCTTTTATTAGCGACATGTTTAAATTATATGTTGATTTGGTTGATGTTAAAAAAGAAAATATTATCCTAAAGAAAGAGCTAAGTTATTATAAAACCTTTAGCTACGAGCTTCAAAAATGCCAAAATGAAGCTAGGCAATTATATTATATATCAAATAGTTTAGCTTTCATAAACAAACAATCAAACCCAAACGTATATATCTCAAGAGTTGTTGGCTATGATATGTCTGGGAAGAAAAGTTTATTAGAAATACAAAACAACGGTAAAATAAAAGAAGGAAGCCTAGTGTCTTCCAATGGATATTTTGTTGGCGTAGTTTATAAAGTCTATAAAGATGTGGCTTATGTTATGACGGTTTATAACAAAATGTTCAATACAATAGTGTACAATTATAGGACTGGAGATACTTATATTTACAAAGGTGGTTACCCTTATGGTAGCATAATAAACGCTACTTCTAACGATGATATAAAGGTAGGAGATTTAGTTTATTTTAGAAGCTTGAAAAACCAAAACATACCGTATTTATTGGTGGGCAAAGTTATAGAGGTTAGTAGATCAAAAAATTTATTTTTTTTAAACATAAAATTAAAACCTATGGCCAATCCTAACATATACGATTTTGTGGTGGTAATTAATAGATGA
- the mrdA gene encoding penicillin-binding protein 2, whose protein sequence is MKKNYIVFALLILLAYIAIGARLFYLQVIKGDKYYEESKQNYTRLQILYPPRGAIESSDGKKLAYDVPTYDLYIDPQEISENKDLSKEIEKFKNMFGIDITNIIKVNKNSITPIKIMDNLSTQQLETFYANSYKFPGIFVGIVPKRVYPYGDEYAHILGYVGLPSQKDLKEYKIGPQSLVGKAGIEKRFNKYLIGELGYKKIMVNALGKELYTIDKKLPVQGDTVVLTINSQIQDIVHNVFLSSGQKVGAVIVMNAHNGEILALDSFPEYNPNDVYKDWDKIINNPLRPFLNRATEAIYPPGSVFKIPIAIAALKYGVITPSSTLDCSGYIKVGNHIFYNWIRYDTGYQTIDQAIQNSCDTFFYQLGMKLGQRKIYEIEKDFGYGSSIPFELYNSPGFLPTKSWKLRKFHQPWYEGDTVNMSIGQGYVLVTLLQQVTMMEGIANNGVIYQPTLLKEIKTADGKIVFENHRKVYKYVRAPLEDYSIVKKGLREVVLKGTGTNAFSTIVDIAGKTGTAQVVFGKHVGPNSPWKYQPDAWFVGFAPYRDPKYVVGVIVEHGIEGNLTAAPIVKRILEQIYIKGINREIN, encoded by the coding sequence ATGAAGAAAAATTACATCGTTTTTGCGCTTTTAATATTATTAGCTTATATTGCAATAGGTGCCAGATTATTTTATTTACAGGTAATAAAAGGAGACAAATATTACGAAGAGTCTAAGCAAAACTATACCAGACTTCAGATACTTTACCCTCCAAGAGGTGCTATAGAAAGTTCAGATGGCAAAAAGCTTGCCTATGACGTTCCCACTTACGATCTTTATATAGATCCTCAAGAAATATCTGAAAATAAAGATTTATCAAAAGAGATAGAAAAATTTAAGAACATGTTTGGTATAGATATAACTAATATTATCAAGGTAAATAAAAATTCTATAACACCTATAAAAATTATGGACAACCTAAGCACCCAGCAGCTGGAAACATTTTATGCAAATTCTTACAAGTTTCCTGGTATTTTTGTAGGTATAGTACCAAAAAGGGTGTATCCTTATGGAGATGAATACGCTCATATCCTAGGTTATGTAGGCTTGCCATCTCAAAAGGATTTAAAAGAATACAAGATAGGTCCTCAAAGCCTTGTAGGTAAAGCTGGTATTGAAAAGCGATTCAATAAATATCTTATAGGTGAGCTCGGTTATAAAAAAATAATGGTGAATGCTTTGGGAAAAGAGCTTTACACTATTGATAAAAAATTACCCGTACAGGGTGATACAGTAGTACTTACTATAAACTCTCAGATTCAAGACATAGTGCATAATGTGTTTTTAAGCTCTGGTCAGAAAGTGGGTGCAGTTATAGTTATGAACGCTCACAACGGTGAGATATTGGCATTGGATAGCTTTCCTGAATACAACCCAAACGATGTTTATAAAGATTGGGATAAGATTATAAATAACCCTTTGAGGCCCTTTTTAAATAGAGCCACTGAGGCTATATATCCACCCGGCTCTGTTTTTAAGATCCCTATTGCAATAGCTGCTCTAAAATACGGTGTTATAACTCCATCTTCTACCCTTGATTGTTCTGGGTACATTAAAGTAGGTAATCATATTTTTTATAACTGGATTAGATACGATACAGGATATCAGACAATAGACCAGGCTATACAAAACTCTTGTGATACATTCTTTTATCAACTTGGTATGAAGCTCGGCCAGAGAAAGATATACGAAATAGAAAAAGACTTTGGATACGGCTCTAGTATACCTTTTGAACTTTACAATTCTCCTGGGTTTTTACCTACTAAAAGCTGGAAACTAAGGAAATTTCATCAACCTTGGTATGAAGGTGATACGGTTAACATGAGTATAGGTCAAGGTTATGTGTTGGTTACTCTTCTACAGCAAGTTACCATGATGGAAGGTATAGCAAACAACGGCGTGATATATCAACCTACTTTGCTAAAAGAAATAAAAACTGCCGATGGAAAGATTGTATTTGAGAATCACCGCAAGGTTTACAAGTATGTACGAGCACCGCTAGAAGATTACTCAATAGTTAAAAAAGGCTTAAGGGAAGTTGTTTTAAAAGGTACTGGTACAAACGCATTTTCTACTATTGTGGATATAGCAGGCAAAACTGGCACAGCTCAAGTGGTATTTGGAAAACATGTAGGCCCAAACAGTCCGTGGAAATATCAACCAGATGCTTGGTTTGTGGGCTTTGCACCGTATAGAGACCCTAAGTATGTGGTGGGAGTTATAGTAGAGCACGGTATTGAAGGAAATCTCACAGCTGCTCCTATTGTAAAAAGAATATTGGAACAAATATATATAAAAGGTATAAATAGAGAAATAAATTAA
- a CDS encoding SCO family protein, producing the protein MRKLTLIFVVIFSILLFSCEKPVNPSINAKPFDFKLLSGNKEVSLKDYENRYKVVLIYFGYTHCPDVCPTVLHRLSSMYNMLGDDKKYVKVVFITLDPKRDTPNVADEYAKFFNKNFSGLSGDPGYIKKVADSYGVVYKIVPSKTQGYLIDHTDNIYVIYNKSLKTIFFDKDQNPSYMASYIKKLLKSKG; encoded by the coding sequence GTGAGAAAATTAACGTTAATTTTTGTTGTTATATTTAGTATTTTGCTATTTTCTTGCGAAAAGCCAGTAAACCCAAGCATAAACGCAAAACCTTTTGATTTTAAGCTTCTTTCTGGTAATAAAGAAGTATCGTTGAAAGATTATGAAAATCGTTATAAGGTAGTTTTGATTTACTTTGGTTATACTCATTGCCCTGATGTATGCCCTACGGTGTTGCACAGGCTATCTTCTATGTACAATATGCTTGGTGATGATAAAAAATATGTAAAAGTTGTTTTTATAACTTTAGATCCCAAAAGAGATACTCCAAACGTTGCTGATGAATATGCTAAGTTCTTTAACAAAAATTTTAGCGGTTTATCCGGGGATCCAGGTTATATAAAAAAAGTAGCCGATAGCTATGGTGTGGTTTACAAAATAGTGCCTTCAAAAACACAGGGTTATCTGATAGATCATACTGACAACATATATGTAATTTATAATAAAAGCCTAAAAACAATATTCTTTGACAAAGACCAAAACCCAAGTTATATGGCTTCTTACATAAAAAAACTTTTAAAAAGTAAAGGCTAA
- a CDS encoding YjfB family protein codes for MSYMDIANIATDMQQAKDVNKQQLWGLKSMLDNQSNVVQQLLGEVSNTNNNPPNTGEKLNVKA; via the coding sequence ATGAGTTACATGGACATAGCAAACATAGCAACAGACATGCAGCAAGCTAAAGATGTAAACAAGCAGCAATTATGGGGCTTAAAATCTATGTTGGACAATCAATCCAACGTAGTACAACAGCTATTGGGCGAAGTTTCAAATACAAACAACAATCCGCCAAACACAGGAGAAAAATTAAACGTAAAGGCATGA
- a CDS encoding response regulator transcription factor, whose protein sequence is MKVLIVEDNIDLALSIKDIIRSKGWLADFVSNFEDAKYATKDKSYDIVILDLMLGPKDGIELLKNAREENLKTPFLILTARDGINDKLTAFNIGADDYLTKPFDMKELLARIEAIVRRTRQTSGAELICNKLVLDTSNFTIQIDGKVIPATKKQFLILEKLISNVGRVVTVEQLLSYAWGIDEEPSSFSLRSHIRTIRKLIDGSGCQIRTVYGIGYSIEPKDSSGKTEETDWD, encoded by the coding sequence ATGAAGGTTCTTATAGTAGAAGACAATATAGACTTAGCACTTTCCATAAAGGATATTATAAGAAGCAAAGGATGGCTTGCGGATTTTGTATCAAACTTTGAAGACGCCAAATATGCTACAAAAGATAAGTCTTACGATATAGTGATACTAGATTTGATGCTTGGTCCTAAAGATGGTATTGAGCTTTTAAAAAATGCTAGAGAAGAAAACTTAAAAACACCATTTTTGATACTTACCGCAAGAGATGGTATAAACGATAAATTAACTGCTTTCAACATAGGAGCCGATGATTATCTTACAAAACCTTTTGATATGAAAGAGCTTCTTGCAAGGATAGAAGCCATTGTAAGAAGAACTAGACAAACTAGTGGCGCTGAGTTAATTTGCAATAAACTTGTACTCGACACTTCTAATTTTACAATTCAAATAGATGGTAAGGTGATACCAGCTACTAAAAAACAATTTTTGATATTAGAAAAGCTTATTTCTAACGTTGGAAGAGTTGTAACAGTAGAACAGCTTCTTAGTTATGCGTGGGGAATAGACGAAGAGCCGTCTTCTTTTTCTTTGAGGTCCCATATTAGAACAATCAGAAAGCTTATAGACGGCTCCGGATGTCAGATAAGGACGGTTTACGGTATAGGATATTCTATAGAACCCAAAGATAGCTCCGGTAAAACAGAAGAGACAGATTGGGATTAG
- a CDS encoding HAMP domain-containing sensor histidine kinase has product MGLEEKKENTLAYLTVVYSLVIFAIVFIFSISSYLAFSILVDNFVASDLRQELRYISSQNITQNTKWLTFSDESIAVLDKSGNIISISKNFPSFRFSKFKPGFHLGYINGKKIMYIRALLPNHFTVIVARNMTKFESIKKKLLSSFILALVILSVIIAFTGFFIAKAITNSFINFMERIYTMALNFSHEVKTPLAIISTNLSLLEINPDKAYIERISRALKQLNNLLNKVVFIAKADEYSMLKKQTFMLEDVVMKALKELEPIIEEKGLKIELNIEPIEVTSSWELYEAIVSNLLENAVKYTNEGYIKIAVVSDNKNIIIKVEDTGVGIPKEKLSTITKEFERANTDKPGFGLGLFIVSKSVGILKGKLHIESEENKGTTITVYIPF; this is encoded by the coding sequence TTGGGATTAGAAGAGAAAAAAGAAAATACACTTGCCTATCTTACCGTAGTATATAGTCTGGTTATTTTTGCTATAGTTTTTATATTTTCTATATCATCGTATTTGGCTTTTAGTATATTGGTAGATAACTTTGTAGCTTCAGATTTGAGACAAGAATTGCGATACATAAGCTCTCAGAATATTACCCAGAACACGAAATGGCTTACTTTTAGCGATGAATCAATAGCAGTGTTAGATAAAAGCGGTAATATAATAAGCATATCAAAGAACTTTCCTAGTTTTAGGTTTTCAAAATTTAAACCTGGTTTTCATCTTGGATATATAAACGGTAAAAAGATTATGTATATAAGGGCTTTACTACCTAATCATTTTACTGTGATAGTAGCAAGAAACATGACGAAATTTGAATCTATTAAGAAAAAGCTGTTGAGCAGTTTTATATTAGCCTTGGTAATACTTTCTGTAATAATAGCTTTTACAGGATTTTTTATAGCGAAAGCCATAACAAATAGCTTTATAAATTTCATGGAAAGAATATACACTATGGCTCTTAACTTTTCTCATGAGGTAAAAACACCACTAGCTATAATATCTACAAACCTTTCTTTGTTGGAAATTAATCCTGATAAAGCTTATATAGAAAGGATCTCAAGAGCTCTAAAACAATTAAACAACCTTTTAAATAAAGTAGTTTTCATAGCAAAAGCAGATGAGTATTCTATGTTAAAAAAACAAACGTTTATGCTGGAAGATGTTGTAATGAAAGCGCTAAAAGAACTTGAGCCTATTATAGAGGAAAAAGGTTTAAAGATAGAGCTTAACATAGAGCCTATAGAGGTTACATCTTCTTGGGAGCTTTATGAAGCTATTGTATCTAATTTATTGGAAAATGCTGTAAAATATACAAACGAAGGTTATATAAAAATAGCGGTTGTATCTGATAATAAAAATATAATTATTAAGGTAGAAGATACTGGTGTTGGCATACCAAAAGAAAAACTCTCTACAATTACCAAAGAGTTTGAAAGAGCCAACACAGATAAACCTGGTTTTGGTCTTGGGCTTTTCATAGTATCAAAGTCAGTTGGTATATTAAAAGGTAAATTGCATATTGAATCTGAGGAAAACAAAGGCACCACTATAACAGTTTATATACCGTTTTAG
- a CDS encoding AI-2E family transporter produces the protein MLKKDKKINISFTIFLIILIILAIYTIAPFFTPIVWSMIAIIVFYPLHKKLSHILKSENLSSLIITILILLIVVIPFSVFGVLIIEQGIYLVQNASAFLMSLDQQKVYLISKKLPIIGKHITYYKFLRFLHLNAPTINQAANSILTYAASFLGDQLKNMVLFLGSFMLKALIFLMSTFFMLRDWDKFIDFVKDITPINTKDFDTILKTVYSTVLSVVYGFVGTALIQAIFGFFMYYYFTPNYALVLAFATFMSSFIPPLGTALVWIPYGFYVAYQSGLLASLEAFAYSILFIIGSDNFVRPLLMKKAIHIPYILLSLSVLGGLFSMGFLGMFLGPIVFTTLITAFNIYKEKFS, from the coding sequence ATGCTAAAAAAAGATAAGAAGATAAACATAAGTTTTACAATATTTTTAATAATACTTATAATCCTTGCAATATACACGATAGCTCCTTTTTTTACACCTATCGTTTGGTCTATGATAGCTATAATAGTATTTTATCCGCTTCACAAAAAACTTTCTCATATACTAAAATCTGAAAACTTAAGTTCTTTAATTATCACAATCCTTATATTGCTAATAGTAGTAATACCGTTTTCTGTGTTTGGAGTACTCATAATAGAGCAAGGCATTTACCTTGTGCAAAACGCTAGTGCATTCTTAATGAGCCTTGACCAACAAAAAGTGTATCTTATATCCAAAAAATTGCCAATCATTGGCAAACATATTACCTACTACAAATTTTTGAGGTTTTTGCATCTTAATGCCCCCACTATAAACCAAGCTGCTAACTCTATACTTACCTACGCTGCCTCTTTTTTGGGTGATCAACTAAAAAACATGGTGCTTTTTTTGGGTAGTTTTATGTTAAAAGCTCTTATATTTCTTATGTCAACATTTTTTATGTTAAGAGATTGGGATAAGTTTATAGATTTTGTAAAAGATATAACCCCAATAAACACAAAAGATTTTGATACAATACTAAAAACTGTATATTCCACAGTACTTAGCGTAGTATATGGTTTCGTTGGTACTGCGCTGATACAGGCTATATTTGGATTTTTTATGTATTATTACTTTACTCCAAACTATGCTCTGGTGCTTGCTTTTGCAACATTTATGTCTTCTTTTATACCACCTCTTGGTACGGCTTTAGTATGGATACCCTATGGATTTTACGTAGCTTATCAAAGTGGTTTGTTAGCATCGTTAGAAGCATTTGCCTATTCAATCTTATTTATAATAGGTTCAGATAACTTTGTAAGACCTCTTCTTATGAAAAAAGCCATACACATACCTTATATACTGCTATCTTTGTCTGTCTTGGGTGGGTTGTTTAGTATGGGATTTTTGGGTATGTTTTTAGGTCCTATAGTATTTACAACCCTTATTACAGCCTTTAACATATACAAAGAAAAATTTTCCTAA